One genomic region from Vanacampus margaritifer isolate UIUO_Vmar chromosome 2, RoL_Vmar_1.0, whole genome shotgun sequence encodes:
- the LOC144044963 gene encoding phosphoinositide 3-kinase regulatory subunit 5-like isoform X3 has protein sequence MFLNAASVTLSSTLLTSNSGTVLVQCQYVLVVPLTLLFSSTLIKAPYLHPDCDVLLEAYLLFHHFLSWPDPYCTASQHLLNIIYNELRAPGISFQRLVKAEHCISNEKQHSKTMIVLLVSPDEDSPPEVQSVSKQLSANQLPKRDITITLILHGFQAALGTKIHLQGLRDALQTKQPGELEQLLETVTCCMEAAASTADLSTARENLLQTLDQLRQSLIPTTGGDHLDTGLAETFMLPFPKCHTIYWQNDNFDFLNNILMRECYLDSPLACVKKDEDDSTDIQKEEVMQRSKADQVLKNHSISTASSLPSGHSPSSSCSVSTTCGSSFVKSDFGEFVAHEDAAERQKSQSTYRKKPKKKSKSLLGLEHFSVFFKNPCNVGAQFKQSLPNQDQLMHPFTGSRPRRAEDTLSPQKHLCIRRRPILSSSENDAPQAATLVRVLVFGRDREAGRLARAYSDLQQKEAKCPLLTKMCKLQFYFVPSKRTFAGNLRGTHSSSETGRSTKAASVPNGISPDDSTTDLAQMLGMMDPWYDRSVHSLLSLSSDVLCQPAWKEESVSENNGRKVHLPLMADLVLYYCRHANQPVLVQLYRVESSQLTLAGGDKRSEVFIHSVELGHTAATRAVKTMGAAGKRFGIHEESEAAPLTLRVAYNKVACSGRSQWTQAEMLCTSVNIHKVSRKAEHLESGSESLWLSVNELPKKHCPKSKKSNSQHSSKSEVNVNRVEVSSGKAQTTFAVCLDQDERKFLQSVTRLEVSLCCKPGSSSDWKPSPGQVQPLNPSYCSMLCLPFISFSALHT, from the exons TATTGCACTGCCTCGCAACACCTGCTGAATATAATCTATAATGAGCTCAGAGCACCAG GCATATCATTTCAAAGACTGGTGAAGGCGGAGCATTGCATTTCCAATGAAAAGCAACACTCTAAAACTAT GATCGTGCTTTTAGTGAGTCCAGATGAAGATAGTCCCCCTGAGGTCCAGTCTGTCTCCAAGCAGCTGAGTGCAAATCAGCTGCCCAAACGAGACATCACTATCACCCTCATTTTGCACGGCTTCCAGGCTGCTCTGGGCACCAAAATCCACCTGCAGGGACTCCGTGATGCATTGCAG ACAAAACAGCCTGGTGAGCTGGAGCAGCTACTGGAGACAGTAACTTGCTGCATGGAGGCGGCAGCCTCCACAGCAGATCTCAGCACTGCCAGAGAGAATCTGCTCCAGACTCTGGATCAGCTCAGACAAAGCCTTATTCCTACGACTGGGGGTGATCACTTGGATACTG GGCTTGCTGAGACTTTCATGCTGCCCTTTCCCAAATGTCACACCATCTACTGGCAAAACGACAACTTTG ACTTTCTCAATAATATTCTCATGAGAGAATGCTACCTGGATTCCCCTCTGGCATGTGTGAAAAAAGATGAGGACGACAGTACTGACATCCAGAAGGAGGAAGTCATGCAGAGAAGCAAAGCGGATCAGGTCTTGAAGAACCATTCTATCTCCACGGCATCCTCCTTGCCGTCCGGTCACTCTCCCTCCTCAAGCTGCTCAGTGTCCACAACATGTGGCTCATCATTTGTGAAAAGTGACTTTGGTGAATTTGTGGCACATGAGGACGCAGCTGAGAGACAAAAGAGTCAGTCAACGTATAGAAAGAAGCCCAAGAAGAAATCCAAAAGCCTCTTGGGCCTGGAGCACTTCTCTGTGTTTTTCAAGAACCCATGCAATGTTGGGGCACAATTCAAACAATCTCTACCGAACCAAGATCAACTCATGCATCCATTTACCGGGTCCCGTCCTCGCCGCGCTGAAGATACTCTCTCGCCCCAGAAGCATCTTTGCATCCGCAGAAGGCCCATCCTGAGCAGCAGCGAAAACGACGCGCCTCAGGCGGCAACTCTGGTGCGAGTACTGGTGTTCGGTCGGGACAGAGAGGCCGGACGGCTGGCGAGGGCTTACAGCGACCTGCAGCAGAAAGAGGCCAAATGTCCGCTACTCACCAAGATGTGCAAGTTGCAGTTTTACTTTGTGCCCTCAAAAAGGACATTTGCGGGAAATTTGAGAGGAACACACTCGTCGAGTGAGACCGGACGTTCAACTAAAGCTGCTTCTGTG CCGAATGGCATTTCCCCAGATGATAGCACCACAGATTTAGCCCAGATGTTGGGAATGATGGACCCCTGGTATGACCGAAGTGTCCACAGTCTGCTCAGTCTCTCCTCAGATGTCCTTTGCCAG CCTGCATGGAAGGAAGAAAGCGTCTCCGAGAACAATGGCAGAAAGGTTCATCTTCCCTTGATGGCTGACTTGGTTCTTTACTACTGTAGACATGCAAACCAACCTGTCCTGGTGCAGCTGTACCGGGTTGAG TCTTCACAGCTGACCCTGGCTGGCGGAGACAAGAGAAGTGAAGTATTTATTCATTCTGTAGAACTTGGACACACGGCTGCAACCAGAGCAGTCAAGACCATGG GTGCTGCCGGCAAAAGGTTCGGAATTCATGAAGAGAGCGAGGCTGCCCCCTTAACACTACGTGTTGCCTATAATAAG GTGGCCTGCAGTGGAAGGAGCCAATGGACGCAAGCAGAAATGCTTTGCACATCCGTAAATATTCACAAAGTCTCGAGGAAAGCTGAACATTTAG AGTCTGGAAGTGAGAGCTTGTGGCTGTCAGTGAATGAACTCCCAAAGAAACACTGTCCCAAGTCTAAAAAGAGCAACAGCCAG CATTCCTCGAAATCAGAGGTGAACGTCAACAGAGTTGAGGTCAGCAGTGGGAAAGCGCAGACAACCTTTGCTGTGTGTCTGGATCAAGACGAGAGGAAGTTCTTGCAAAGTGTCACCAG GCTCGAAGTGTCTTTGTGCTGTAAACCGGGAAGCAGTTCCGACTGGAAGCCTTCACCAGGGCAAGTCCAGCCTCTGAACCCATCTTACTGCTCCATGCTTTGCCTTCCCTTCATCTCTTTCTCTGCCTTGCATACCTGA
- the mfsd6l gene encoding major facilitator superfamily domain-containing protein 6-like, giving the protein MKKTKQINIKQTLVLARAFHFLHSCAKSCLLPFLTLYFKQLGLAPEMTGIIMGTKHLISLLWQPLASLLARMYNKRRVVINGSVVCSAVVALVVLLFPPVDLQTHINTCNGSNVRSTPSPVEPHPQVTFPANRTSVAAGRTSQRPVIRTNSTAELKQFHTTTLASVRKKKSQLKRDAEEHKDFMSSLKGMDVQHQLFFLILITVSVWELVAAPLEWTADDGLYDYLDSANASDRYSSTGVWPLLGAACGVGGAGLLVSHLNCLIVGRTSRSAVHFFCYSAMSALALPVVAFFPLYRNKHQSKVNRLLKAVQLVRGSQRALLCAVTALLVGVTRSVVDNFLLWQMQDHGSSELHMGVSLSLASLSQAVFPLLAVRLARLLNPGRVLALGAAALGLQCLYYSFLWGPWAALPAQFVNCFSGGAFWWAVKVQSDDVATPGTERSIKRLYNVLSLHLGSALGSFAGGYVVRWCGLVWLFRGVAVALMLWCICLPLLQWNAPRQYRINYSRLLAADASEASDSESEQERDWLDKAMEDDYGRRLNR; this is encoded by the coding sequence ATGAAGAAGACCAAGCAGATCAACATCAAGCAGACCCTCGTTCTGGCGAGAGCCTTTCACTTCCTGCACTCCTGCGCCAAATCCTGCCTGCTCCCCTTCCTCACGCTGTACTTCAAACAACTGGGCCTCGCTCCTGAGATGACGGGCATCATCATGGGCACCAAGCACCTCATATCACTGTTATGGCAGCCCCTGGCCAGCCTGCTCGCCAGGATGTACAACAAAAGGCGAGTGGTGATAAACGGCTCTGTGGTGTGTTCGGCCGTGGTCGCGCTAGTCGTGCTTCTTTTTCCGCCGGTAGATCTGCAAACGCACATCAACACCTGCAACGGGTCAAATGTTAGAAGCACTCCGTCCCCTGTAGAGCCTCACCCACAGGTCACCTTTCCTGCTAACAGAACATCTGTTGCAGCGGGCAGAACTTCACAGCGTCCCGTGATAAGAACAAATAGTACAGCGGAACTAAAGCAGTTCCATACAACGACACTCGCCTCAGTGAGAAAGAAGAAGTCCCAACTCAAACGGGATGCAGAAGAACATAAAGATTTTATGTCCAGCCTGAAGGGGATGGACGTTCAACACCAACTATTCTTCTTAATACTCATCACAGTGTCTGTATGGGAGCTGGTGGCAGCCCCTCTCGAGTGGACAGCAGACGACGGCCTGTACGATTATCTGGATTCTGCCAACGCTTCTGACCGCTACAGCAGCACCGGGGTGTGGCCTCTGCTGGGAGCCGCATGTGGCGTCGGAGGTGCGGGGCTGCTGGTCAGCCACTTAAACTGTTTAATCGTCGGCCGCACCTCCAGGAGTGCCGTGCACTTCTTCTGCTACTCCGCCATGTCGGCGCTGGCCTTGCCGGTCGTGGCCTTCTTCCCTCTTTACCGCAACAAGCATCAAAGCAAGGTGAACCGACTGCTCAAGGCCGTTCAGCTGGTACGCGGCTCCCAGCGCGCGCTGCTATGCGCCGTCACCGCCCTGCTGGTGGGGGTCACCCGCTCGGTCGTGGACAACTTCCTCTTGTGGCAGATGCAGGATCACGGCAGCAGCGAGCTGCACATGGGGGTGTCTCTCAGCCTGGCGTCGCTCTCTCAAGCCGTCTTCCCTCTGCTGGCCGTCCGACTGGCGAGACTGCTGAACCCAGGAAGGGTGCTTGCGCTGGGGGCAGCCGCTCTTGGATTGCAGTGTTTGTATTACTCCTTCCTGTGGGGACCATGGGCTGCTCTGCCGGCTCAGTTTGTCAACTGTTTCAGCGGCGGAGCCTTCTGGTGGGCCGTGAAGGTGCAGAGCGACGATGTGGCCACGCCAGGAACTGAGAGGAGCATAAAGAGACTCTATAATGTCTTGTCTTTACACTTGGGGAGTGCACTGGGAAGTTTTGCCGGAGGGTACGTGGTCCGCTGGTGTGGGCTGGTTTGGCTCTTCAGAGGGGTGGCTGTGGCGCTGATGCTGTGGTGCATATGTCTGCCTTTGCTCCAGTGGAACGCTCCCCGCCAGTACCGGATCAACTATTCTCGTCTTTTGGCGGCAGATGCCAGTGAGGCTAGTGACTCGGAGTCGGAGCAAGAGAGAGACTGGCTGGATAAGGCCATGGAAGACGACTATGGAAGAAGGCTAAACCGCTAA
- the LOC144044121 gene encoding bMERB domain-containing protein 1 isoform X1: protein MDEANEKSEDVISMADSSVTLEDIESELFKIERLQNVLVRRESELRYMMDDIQLCNEITRLKRELQKLVSIPDQDKSKEDRTREEELLQQISKLVETRDFLVDDVEFERLREREEDREMATFSQPKFQNTLVTKGALQDQKVVPKSPHRPAPFITKTGLTLLKDCCGVTCSIM, encoded by the exons ATGGATGAAGCAAATGAAAAATCag aagatGTCATCTCCATGGCCGATTCATCGGTCACACTCGAGGACATCGAAAGCGAGCTGTTCAAAATTGAGCGACTACaaaacgtcctcgtgcggagagaATCAGAGCTGAGATACAT GATGGATGACATTCAGTTGTGCAATGAAATCACAAGGCTGAAGAGAGAACTGCAGAAACTGGTCTCAATTCCAG ACCAAGACAAGTCCAAGGAGGATCGGACAAGGGAGGAGGAGCTGCTGCAGCAGATCAGCAAGCTGGTGGAGACCAGAGACTTCCTTGTAGATGATGTGGAATTTGAGCGGCTCAG AGAAAGAGAAGAAGACCGAGAAATGGCAACATTCTCGCAGCCCAAGTTCCAAAATACTTTGGTGACAAAAG gtgCTCTGCAAGACCAGAAGGTGGTGCCCAAATCTCCCCACAGACCAGCACCATTTATCACCAAAACCGGTCTAACGCTACTGAAAGACTGCTGCGGCGTCACGTGCTCCATCATGTAA
- the LOC144044121 gene encoding bMERB domain-containing protein 1 isoform X2: protein MDEANEKSDVISMADSSVTLEDIESELFKIERLQNVLVRRESELRYMMDDIQLCNEITRLKRELQKLVSIPDQDKSKEDRTREEELLQQISKLVETRDFLVDDVEFERLREREEDREMATFSQPKFQNTLVTKGALQDQKVVPKSPHRPAPFITKTGLTLLKDCCGVTCSIM, encoded by the exons ATGGATGAAGCAAATGAAAAATCag atGTCATCTCCATGGCCGATTCATCGGTCACACTCGAGGACATCGAAAGCGAGCTGTTCAAAATTGAGCGACTACaaaacgtcctcgtgcggagagaATCAGAGCTGAGATACAT GATGGATGACATTCAGTTGTGCAATGAAATCACAAGGCTGAAGAGAGAACTGCAGAAACTGGTCTCAATTCCAG ACCAAGACAAGTCCAAGGAGGATCGGACAAGGGAGGAGGAGCTGCTGCAGCAGATCAGCAAGCTGGTGGAGACCAGAGACTTCCTTGTAGATGATGTGGAATTTGAGCGGCTCAG AGAAAGAGAAGAAGACCGAGAAATGGCAACATTCTCGCAGCCCAAGTTCCAAAATACTTTGGTGACAAAAG gtgCTCTGCAAGACCAGAAGGTGGTGCCCAAATCTCCCCACAGACCAGCACCATTTATCACCAAAACCGGTCTAACGCTACTGAAAGACTGCTGCGGCGTCACGTGCTCCATCATGTAA